From Agelaius phoeniceus isolate bAgePho1 chromosome 27, bAgePho1.hap1, whole genome shotgun sequence, one genomic window encodes:
- the LOC143695894 gene encoding uncharacterized protein LOC143695894 has product MEQRPPSVPKLAWVEEEEAGATSAQQPEELEQFQLLQEHAAQDRTQEQEAARGRLGRTAQEETAGVGTGVLANLPFLDAEIDAAMLDLLVEKGVSNPVQSLSLLTARQAPVPGSTGSSVFQGCHVSS; this is encoded by the exons atggagcagagaccccccagcgtgcccaagctggcctgggtggaggaggaagaggctggagctacctcagcacagcagcctgaagaactggagcagttccagctgctgcaggagc atgcagcccaggaccGGACACAAGAACAGGAAGCCGCCCGTGGCCGCTTGGGCAGAacggcgcag gaagagaccGCCGGTGTGGGCACGGGCGTCTTGGCCAACCTTCCGTTCCTCGATGCCGAGATCGatgctgccatgctggatttgcttgtggagaagggtgtctccaatccagtgcaa agcctgtccctgctgactgccagaCAGGCGCCGGTTCCAGGATCCACTGGCTCCTCGGTTTTCCAGGGCTGCCATGtcagctcctga
- the LOC143695932 gene encoding maestro heat-like repeat-containing protein family member 7: MASCLFDLLSQGISDWELPALAFLVEVLDCLDLSECGKKVLEILTRHLQSESRQMRGVALRGLVVLTSMDPSMYSLTESLGKLLWDRDEDIVEKTLIVLSLLLLQKDLAIASPIALQLAEALWHLFDNDNSLVQLLSIRLFQDVITLVVAKGEKALKKHVSQSLLPLFFHCHDENGRVAQASRETLLSAVSFLKRKDLKQLLQTDQMWRFAECLLAEDRSRAAEQLRLALPYVRSAQEPLREAAVRFMGMAGRFLTGQQPHFRIICRGECGPRALAGGCRWHLRSLARPPTAPLPARPKVPTAQTPCRRLGDIPGQQLPARPSCLLLPPGRARSCVLCTSLEALPSSPQIQPLTGPLFLSLQPFRT, encoded by the exons ATGGCATCCTGCCTctttgacctgctcagccaaggcatttcagactgggagctgcccgccctggccttcctggtggag gtcctggattgcctggacttgagcGAATGCGGTAAAAAAGTCCTGGAGATCTtgacaaggcacctgcagagcgagtccaGGCAGATGCGTGGCGTGGCGCTgcgaggcctcgtggtgctcacctcgatg GATCCAAGCATgtacagcctgactgaaagccttgggaagctACTGTGGGATAGGGATGAAGACATCGTGGAGAAGACCCTCATTGtgctcagcctcctgctgctgcagaaagacctggcaatagccagccccatcgccctgcagctggctgaggcgctctggcacctctttgacaat GACAACAGccttgtgcagctgctctccattcgcCTCTTCCAAGACGTGATCACCTTGGtagtggcaaagggagaaaaggccctgaagaagcacgtgagccagagcctgctcccactcttcttccactgccacgATGAGAACgggcgtgtggcacag gcctctcgggaaacactgctttctgcagtaagcttcctgaagaggaaggatctcaagcagctgctgcagacgGATCAGATGTGGAGATTTGCCGAGTGCTTG ctggcagaggacaggagccgagcggccgagcagcTGCGCCTGGCCCTGCCCTACGTGCGGagcgcacaggagcccctgcgagaggcggccgtcaggttcatgg ggatggccgggcgcttcctgacagggcagcagccgcACTTCCGCATCATCTGCAGGGGTGAGTGCGGCCCGCGGGCTCTcgccgggggctgccgctggcacCTGCGTTCCCTGGCCCGCCCGCCcacggctccgctccctgcgcGCCCCAAGGtgcccacagcacagacaccttgcaGGCGCCTGGGGGacattcctggccagcagctgccagctcgtcCTTCTtgcctcctgcttcctccaggccGTGCCAGGAGCTGCGTGCTATGCACGAGCCTGGAGGCTCTCCCCAGTTCCCCgcagatccagcctctgactgggcctctgtttctctctctgcagcccttcaggacatga